From the genome of Bradyrhizobium sp. ORS 278:
CACGTCGCCCAGCACGCGTGGAAGGACGGGGATGCCCGTAACCAGCCCGGGCATGACGGAGCAACAAGCTGGCCCGCATTCGTGCAGCGATGCGCCATGTTTTCACATGCGGCAACCACTCCATGCGGTGAAGTCGTTCGAACAAATGCCGAGCCCGTGCGACAAACCCGTGCCGGCTGCGCATTCCCTGCATGTCACCGCGCGCCAAATCTGATTTGAGGACACCTATGATCGATCGTCGCTTCGTGCTTCTCGGCCTCGCCGGCGTGCTCGCCACGTCCCAGCTGCACGCGCAGACCACGGCCGCCAACGAGCCCGCCGGCATCATGACCGCGATCTACACCCGCGTCGCCAAGGGCAAGGGCGAGGACGGCGGCAACTTCGTCATTGGAGACAAGGCGGCGCGCGCAAAATACCTGTCGAAGGCGCTGGCCGCCCAATGGGCCAAGATGGATGCCCGCACGCCCAAGGGCGAAGTCGGCGCGGTCGATTTCGATCCGATCACCAATTCGCAGGATCCGGATGTCGCCTCGTTCAAGGTGGTTTCGGAGACGCAGGAGGCCGACAAGGCGACCATCGCCGTCACCATCACCGGCCATCGGCTGGAGCGCAAGGAACAGGCCGACAACGTCATTCGTTACGACTTCGCGCGCGATGCCCGCCAATGGAAGATCGACGACATCCGCGGCGCCATCGACGGCAAGCCGTGGTCGATCCGCGACATGCTGGCCGAGTTCATCAAGCTCACCGACAAATCGAAACGAAGGTAGCGCCCAAGAGGAGTGACCATGACCGCCGTTCGCGACAACAAGGCCGAGAGCCGCTTCGAGCTCGACGTCGAAGGCAGCCTCGCCTTCGCCAATTATCGCGCGACGCCGCAGGCGGTCATCATCACCCACACCGAGACGCCGCGTCCGCTGCGCGGGCGCGGCATTGCCTCCGAACTGGTCAAGGGCGCGCTGGAGCTGATCCGTGCCGACGGCCGCAAGGTCGCGGCGGGCTGCAGCTTCGTCGCAGATTACCTCCGTGACCATCCGGAGAACCGGGACATCATGGCTTGACGGACCCGTAGAACTACCGAGCGTGATGATTGAAGGCCGCGCTTTAACTCCATGGTGACCCGGATGGATCAGCAATTCCCCGCCGTACAAACAACCAGACCAACGGGGAGAGGCACATGTTCATCACGGCCATTTTCGACGTTCTCAAGCGCTACGTCCACTATCGCACCCAGCTCGCTTATGTCGACCAGCTCGACGAGCGCACGCTGCGCGACATCGGCTTTACCCGCGACCAGCTTCACGCCGAAGCCTGGGAGCGCGCCGCTTTCGTGCACGCCTGAGGCGCTCACGTGCCGACGCGCAGCGCATCAGCAAACACCACATCATCAGATACGACAAAGGCCCGCACGATGGCGGGCCTTTCGCTTTCTTGGAGTTGAGACCGCAAGCTCAGTGCTTGATCTCTGGCGGCAGCTTGCCGCCATTGGCCGCGAGCTTGCTCATGACCTGCTTGTGCAGCCAGACATTCATGCTGGCGGAATCGTTGGTGTCGCCGGTGTAGCCGAGCTCCTTGGCGAGCTCCTTGCGGGCCGCCAGGCTCGAATCGATGTCGAGCGCCTTCATCAGGTCGACGATCGAGGCTCGCCACTCCAGCTTCTCGTGCTTGGCGGCCGCGGCCTTGTCGACGATCGCAGCCACATCGACGCTTTGCGGCGCTGCAGCAGGCGCAGCCGCCGGAGCCGCGGCGGTGCTGGTGTCAGCCGCCGGCGCGCTGCCGCCTGCAGCGGGCGAACCGCCGCCGGCCGGCGCAGCCTCGGCGTGATGGCCGAAAATCGCGCCCATGATCTTTCCGAAAACGCTCATCAATGGCTCCCAATGGATAGTGATCGAACGAAGAACTCGTCAGGCGGTGTTCCGTTGCGGAGCTGCCCGTCACAGTCCGTTCGCTCCCCGGTCATCCGCCAGCCTGAACACGGCGACGGTTGTGAAGCTTACCGAAGGCGGAATGACGGCGGAATGACTTTGTCTGGGGAATGCGCAGCTTCATGGCGCTGCCCATTGGTTATAATGCACCGCGGCATTCACAGCCTTCACCGAGGCGTGAGTAGGCGCCGTCACGTTCGTCACTATGCTTCTCGCTTCCGTTCGCGCATGGCCGTCCCCGGGTTCGTCGCGTCTGGCCATCCGCGATCCGTCCAACGACAAGCGCAGCCCAGCCTGCGGGGTTGGGAAGCGCCTCATGAGGTATGAGGGAGCGAACGACGATGGCAACCTATCACAGCAATGTCGCAGCACACGTCCGGCCCGCCGACGAGGTCGCGGCCGAGATCACGATTCGCAAGATCGACTTTTCCAGTCTCATGCGCGCGCTGCGGCTTGGCTGGGACGACTTCAAGGCTGTTCCAAGCCACGCTTTGATGCTGTGCGCGATCTATCCCGTGCTTGGCCTCGTACTGGCGCGTGCCGTGTTCGGCTATGCGGTGCTGCCGCTGCTGTTCCCGTTGGCTGCCGGCTTTGCCCTGCTCGGTCCGTTCGCCGCACTCGGGCTCTACGAACTATCGAGCCGGCGCGACCGCGGCGAAGAGGCCGGCGCCTGGGACGCGTTCGAGGTGCTGCGCTCGCCGTCGTTCGGCTCGATGCTGGGCCTCGGCACCCTGCTGCTGGCGCTGTTCGTGACCTGGGTAGCGACCGCGCAGGCGATCTATGTGGCGGTGTTCGGCTATGGCGGCGCCGCGGGTGTGAGCGATTTCGTTCAGCGTGTCTTCACCACGCCGCAAGGATGGTGGCTGATGGCGGTCGGCTGCGGCGCGGGCTTCCTGTTCGCGCTGCTGGCGCTGTGCCTCAGCATCGTGTCCTTCCCCTTGATGCTCGACCGGCACGCCGGCGCGCTCGAAGCGGTCGTGACCTCGCTGCGGGTCGTGGCGCAGAATCCAGTCCCCGTCGCCACCTGGGGCCTCATCGTCGCGGTGCTGCTGGTCGCCGGCACGATCCCGTTCTTTCTCGGCTTGGCCGTCGTCATCCCCGTGCTCGGCCATGCCACCTGGCATCTCTACCGCGAGGCGATCGCAATCCATCCGGATGCGGCTGAGATCGTGCCGCCGGCGCCGCGTCCGTCGAAGCCGGCCGCCGATTTCCCGGCCAACCTCTTCCCATGGCGCTCGCGTGACCAGATGTGAGGACAACTGCAAGAACGTGCTTTTGCCGCCGGCCTTCGGGCCGGCGGCTGTGTTGCGCAACGCCGGATGGAGGCTGAAAGCGCAGAGGCGGCTCACGAAAACCGACGCCAACGTGATCGGGCGGCCTTGTTGCTGCCGCGGTTACGCCCGACATGGAGCAGGCCCCCACGCCGATTTGATGCCATTGCCGTCCAGGTGTTTCGATGACCGTCCGCTTTCTCTCTGCTTCCGCCTGCCTTTTCGTCCTGATCGCCCTCTCCTCGCCAGCCACTGCGGCCGTTCCCTGCGGTAGCGGCAACTTCGACAGCTGGCTTGCTGAGTTCAAGACGGAGGCCGCGGCCAAGGGCATTTCGCAGCCTACGATCAACGCGGCGCTGAACGGCCTCACGTCCGACCCGAGCGTGCTCAACCGGGACCACAGCCAGAAGGTGTTCAGCCAGACGTTCGAGGAGTTCTCCGGCCGCATGGTGCCGCCGCGGCTGACCCGCGGCTCAAACATGCTGAAGCAGTACGGGTCGGTGCTGTCGCGGATCGAGCAGGCCTATGGCGTGCCCGGCGAGGTGCTGGTCGCGATCTGGGGGCTCGAGACCGATTTTGGCGTCAATGTCGGCAAGTTTCCGACCATCCGCTCGCTCGCGACGCTGGCCTATGACTGCCGCCGCGCCGAGCAGTTCCGCGGTGAGCTGCTCGACGCGCTGCGCATCGTCGACCGCGGCGACCTGCAGCCGGCCGAAATGCGCGGCGCCTGGGCCGGCGAGATCGGCCAGACGCAGTTCATGCCGTCGTCCTGGATCAAATATGCCGTCGATTTCGACGGCAACGGCAAGCGCGATCTGATCCGCAGCGCGCCCGACGTGCTCGCCTCCACCGCCAATTATCTGAAGGGCTATGGCTGGCAGAAGGGCAAGGACTGGGAGCCGGGCAGCCCGAACTTCGCGGTCATTCAGCAGTGGAACAAAAGCGAGGTCTATGCGCGGACGATCGCGACCTTCGCCACCCAACTGGCGCACGCGCCCTAGGCTGGGCGGGACAACGGCCGACCGCGCAATTCGGCCGGCCGCTCATTCACAGATGCGGGCAGATGCGCCGGTTACTTGATCATCCCGACATGCATTGCCTTAGTCAGATGCATGCTGCACGCGCCCATCTTGCCGCTCAGCAGCGCATCCTGGGCGGCAGCGATCTCCTTTTGGGCTTCCCAGCGCGCATCGCCGTCGGCCATCGCCTCGATCGCCGTTTCGGTCTTTTCCAGATTGGCCCCGCTGCAGCCGGCCCCATGCATCCTCGCCGCCTGAGCCGGCCCGAACCCGATCACGGCCGCGGTCATGAGCGCGGCCCCCAACAATTTGCTCTTCATTGTTTTTCCTCGCTGGTACGGCGGCCTCGGCATCATCGCCGAAATCCGCGACACTTTGTCGCACCATCGCGAGAGTCGGGCGAAATGAAATCCCTGCGAGCTGTGCGTGATCGCGAACTTCCGTTCAGGAGCAGGACAAAAAATGAATTATTATTCATGCACCCTCACTCATGCGTTTGGGCGCGAGCCATAAGGGACGCAGCCCGCGGAGGTTCGTCGGAGGACCGGCGGCCGCAAGACCGGATATTTCGATCGATCAGATCAAACGAGCGATTGAAAAGCCGCATGATTACGGGGCCTTCGATCGATCGCTCAACTGCTGGGCGACCCTGCCCGATTCTTACCCAAGCGTTACCCAAGCTATGCGCCGACGGTTTAGCTGCATCGCAACATCAACGCTTCTGCATCGCAACAATCTCTTCTATGTTCATTTCAACGATGAAGTTCCGACGAAGAACTGAATCGAGAACTAAAGGAGATTTCTCATGTTGCTCTCGCTCATCCGCATGGTTCAGGCGTTCCGTGAGTATCAGCGCAACGTTGCCGAGCTGTCGCAGCTCAGCGATCGCGAACTCGCCGACATCGGTCTCGACCGTTCGGACATTCCGCGCGTTGCCGCTGGTCACTACAACGGCTGATCAGCCACCTTCCGATATCGACCGGACATCGCCCGCCTCGTCGCGGGCGTTGCCGTTTTCGGACCCCCTCGCGGCGTCTGCCACACGCGCCGGGTTTCTCGCCCTGACACTCACTCGCGCATTTTCACCGCCCGGGAAAAGCGCTACCTGTCCCGCGATGACAGGGACCAAATCACCTACGAATACCGTTCACGTGATCGGCGCCGGCCTCGCCGGCTCCGAGGCTGCGTGGCAACTCGCCGAGGCCGGCATCGACGTGGTGCTGCACGAGATGCGGCCGGACCGCATGACCGAGGCGCATCGCACGGCGACGCCCGCCGAGCTCGTGTGCTCCAATTCCTTCCGCTCCGACGATGCCGCCAACAATGCCGTCGGCCTGCTGCACGCCGAAATGCGCCGGCTCGGCTCGCTGATCATGCGGGCCGCCGATGCCAACCAGGTCCCGGCCGGTGGCGCGCTGGCCGTCGACCGCGACAGCTTCGCGGCGGCCGTCGCAACGGCTCTGCAGGGCCATCCACGCATCGAGCTGCGCCGCGGCGAGATCACCGGCCTGCCTCCCGCCGAGTGGGCGAACGTGATAATCGCGACCGGCCCCCTGACCTCCCAGCCGCTGGCCGACGCGATTCGCGCCCTGACCGACGAGAGCGCGCTCGCCTTCTTCGACGCCATTGCGCCGATCGTGCACAAGGACACGATCGACATGTCGAAGGCCTGGTTCCAGTCGCGCTACGACAAGGTCGGTCCCGGTGGCACCGGCGCCGACTACATCAACTGCCCGATGACGCGGGAGCAGTACGACGCCTTCGTTGCCGCACTGCTCGCCGGCGAGAAGACCGATTTCAAGGACTGGGAGACGAATACGCCCTATTTCGACGGCTGCCTACCGATCGAAGTGATGGCCGAGCGCGGCCACGAGACCTTGCGCCACGGCCCGATGAAGCCAGTCGGCCTGACCAATCCGCACGATCCGACCGTGAAGCCGTATGCGATCGTGCAGCTGCGCCAGGACAACAAGCTCGGCACGCTCTACAACATGGTCGGCTTCCAGACGAAGCTGAAATACGGCCCGCAGCAGCAGATCTTCCGCACTATTCCCGGGCTTGAAAATGCGGAGTTTGCCCGGCTCGGCGGCCTGCACCGCAACACCTTCCTGAATTCGCCGAAGCTGCTCGACCAGCAGCTACGCCTGCGGGCACAGCCGCGGCTGCGCTTCGCCGGCCAGATGACGGGCTGCGAGGGCTATGTGGAGTCGGCGAGCATCGGTCTGATCGCCGGCCTCTACGCCGCTGCCGAGGCGCGTGGCGCCAGCCTCGCCGCGCCGCCGCCGACCACCGCCCTCGGCGCCCTGCTCGGCCATATCACCGGCGGCCACATCGAAACGATCGATGGCGCGACGCGCTCGTTCCAGCCGATGAACATCAATTTCGGCCTGTTCCCGCCCTTGGCGGCGGCTCCGACCAAAAAGCCCGATGGCACGCGACTGAAGGGCAACGAGAAGACGGTGGCCAAGAAGCAGGCGATGAGTGCGCGTGCGCTGGCGGATCTCGACCGCTGGATCGCCGAGCATCTGCGCGTCGCAGCGGCTGCGTGAGATCGCGATGAGCCTGCCGAAGTCCGCCTCCGTCCTGCTGGCATCGCGCTGGAGCGAGGGCGTGCTGCTCAAGCGCGACGTGTTCTCGACCGTCGAGCGCGGCCGCTTCAAGAGCGACACCGGTGAGGTCGACGCGGTATTGCGCCGGCTCGACGAGGTGCCATGGTGGTCGTTCGTGCTGGCCCGTCATCTGTTCGCCCGGGAGCGCAAGGCGCTCACCCGCGCCAAGGGCCTCGATGCCGGACCCGACCTGTTATGGGCGGGAGATGGCGCCCTGGTGCGCGGCTTCATCAACGGCGTAGCGCTTCATCTGGCCAGGCCGCACGGCAATGTCGCCTATTTCCGCTCCGCCAAGCAGA
Proteins encoded in this window:
- a CDS encoding DUF1127 domain-containing protein, whose amino-acid sequence is MFITAIFDVLKRYVHYRTQLAYVDQLDERTLRDIGFTRDQLHAEAWERAAFVHA
- a CDS encoding DUF3597 domain-containing protein, whose protein sequence is MSVFGKIMGAIFGHHAEAAPAGGGSPAAGGSAPAADTSTAAAPAAAPAAAPQSVDVAAIVDKAAAAKHEKLEWRASIVDLMKALDIDSSLAARKELAKELGYTGDTNDSASMNVWLHKQVMSKLAANGGKLPPEIKH
- a CDS encoding DUF1127 domain-containing protein; the protein is MLLSLIRMVQAFREYQRNVAELSQLSDRELADIGLDRSDIPRVAAGHYNG
- a CDS encoding GNAT family N-acetyltransferase, with translation MTAVRDNKAESRFELDVEGSLAFANYRATPQAVIITHTETPRPLRGRGIASELVKGALELIRADGRKVAAGCSFVADYLRDHPENRDIMA
- a CDS encoding DUF2189 domain-containing protein — its product is MATYHSNVAAHVRPADEVAAEITIRKIDFSSLMRALRLGWDDFKAVPSHALMLCAIYPVLGLVLARAVFGYAVLPLLFPLAAGFALLGPFAALGLYELSSRRDRGEEAGAWDAFEVLRSPSFGSMLGLGTLLLALFVTWVATAQAIYVAVFGYGGAAGVSDFVQRVFTTPQGWWLMAVGCGAGFLFALLALCLSIVSFPLMLDRHAGALEAVVTSLRVVAQNPVPVATWGLIVAVLLVAGTIPFFLGLAVVIPVLGHATWHLYREAIAIHPDAAEIVPPAPRPSKPAADFPANLFPWRSRDQM
- the trmFO gene encoding methylenetetrahydrofolate--tRNA-(uracil(54)-C(5))-methyltransferase (FADH(2)-oxidizing) TrmFO, translating into MTGTKSPTNTVHVIGAGLAGSEAAWQLAEAGIDVVLHEMRPDRMTEAHRTATPAELVCSNSFRSDDAANNAVGLLHAEMRRLGSLIMRAADANQVPAGGALAVDRDSFAAAVATALQGHPRIELRRGEITGLPPAEWANVIIATGPLTSQPLADAIRALTDESALAFFDAIAPIVHKDTIDMSKAWFQSRYDKVGPGGTGADYINCPMTREQYDAFVAALLAGEKTDFKDWETNTPYFDGCLPIEVMAERGHETLRHGPMKPVGLTNPHDPTVKPYAIVQLRQDNKLGTLYNMVGFQTKLKYGPQQQIFRTIPGLENAEFARLGGLHRNTFLNSPKLLDQQLRLRAQPRLRFAGQMTGCEGYVESASIGLIAGLYAAAEARGASLAAPPPTTALGALLGHITGGHIETIDGATRSFQPMNINFGLFPPLAAAPTKKPDGTRLKGNEKTVAKKQAMSARALADLDRWIAEHLRVAAAA
- a CDS encoding DUF3828 domain-containing protein, whose translation is MIDRRFVLLGLAGVLATSQLHAQTTAANEPAGIMTAIYTRVAKGKGEDGGNFVIGDKAARAKYLSKALAAQWAKMDARTPKGEVGAVDFDPITNSQDPDVASFKVVSETQEADKATIAVTITGHRLERKEQADNVIRYDFARDARQWKIDDIRGAIDGKPWSIRDMLAEFIKLTDKSKRR
- a CDS encoding lytic transglycosylase domain-containing protein; translated protein: MTVRFLSASACLFVLIALSSPATAAVPCGSGNFDSWLAEFKTEAAAKGISQPTINAALNGLTSDPSVLNRDHSQKVFSQTFEEFSGRMVPPRLTRGSNMLKQYGSVLSRIEQAYGVPGEVLVAIWGLETDFGVNVGKFPTIRSLATLAYDCRRAEQFRGELLDALRIVDRGDLQPAEMRGAWAGEIGQTQFMPSSWIKYAVDFDGNGKRDLIRSAPDVLASTANYLKGYGWQKGKDWEPGSPNFAVIQQWNKSEVYARTIATFATQLAHAP